A DNA window from Gillisia sp. Hel1_33_143 contains the following coding sequences:
- the purH gene encoding bifunctional phosphoribosylaminoimidazolecarboxamide formyltransferase/IMP cyclohydrolase, with protein MSDLKLAKSALISVFSKEGLAPIAQKLDELGVTIYSTGGTEKFIKDLGINVIPVEDVTSYPSILGGRVKTLHPKVFGGILNRQDHDGDVEEMAQFEIPQIDIVIVDLYPFEKTVASGASEEDIIEKIDIGGISLIRAAAKNFKDVTCVSSVDDYSEFLDLLNEKNGETNLADRKKFAGKAFKVSSHYDTAIFSFFNSKENVFKQSFLQGKELRYGENPHQKGTFFGDFDEVFEQLHGKELSYNNLLDVDAAVNLMNEFKNDAPTFAILKHNNACGLAQRETLHQAYMDALAGDPVSAFGGVLISNKEIDKPTAEEIHQLFCEVVIAPSFSTEAEEILKGKKNRILLILKDVALPENMVRTCLNGVLVQDRDNKTDALEDLTTATNNKPSSEELNDLIFASKICKHTKSNTIVLAKNKQLLASGTGQTSRVDALRQSIDKANSFNFDLKGAVMASDAFFPFPDCVEIAGNEGISAVIQPGGSIKDQLSVDYCNENNISMVMTGTRHFKH; from the coding sequence ATGAGCGATTTAAAATTGGCGAAATCAGCCCTAATTTCTGTATTCAGTAAAGAAGGTTTGGCTCCCATTGCACAAAAACTAGATGAGTTAGGCGTTACTATCTATTCTACAGGTGGTACCGAAAAATTTATTAAAGATCTAGGGATCAACGTAATCCCTGTAGAAGATGTTACTTCTTATCCTTCTATTTTAGGAGGAAGAGTTAAAACCTTACATCCAAAGGTTTTTGGCGGAATTTTAAATAGACAGGATCATGATGGAGATGTTGAAGAGATGGCGCAATTTGAGATCCCTCAAATAGATATCGTAATTGTAGATCTATATCCATTTGAAAAAACTGTTGCATCTGGAGCTTCTGAAGAAGATATCATTGAAAAAATAGATATAGGCGGAATTTCACTAATTCGTGCTGCAGCAAAAAATTTTAAAGATGTAACCTGTGTATCTTCAGTTGATGATTATAGCGAATTCTTAGATTTGTTGAATGAAAAGAATGGTGAAACTAACCTAGCAGACCGCAAGAAATTTGCAGGTAAAGCTTTTAAAGTTTCTTCACATTATGATACTGCTATTTTCAGCTTTTTCAATTCCAAAGAAAATGTTTTTAAACAAAGCTTTTTACAAGGTAAAGAACTTAGATATGGCGAAAATCCACATCAAAAAGGTACTTTCTTTGGAGATTTTGATGAGGTTTTCGAACAATTGCACGGTAAAGAATTATCGTATAACAACTTGTTGGATGTAGATGCTGCTGTAAACTTGATGAATGAGTTTAAAAATGACGCTCCAACTTTTGCGATTTTAAAGCACAATAATGCATGCGGACTTGCGCAAAGAGAAACATTGCACCAAGCGTATATGGATGCTTTGGCCGGAGATCCGGTTTCTGCATTTGGCGGTGTTTTAATTAGCAACAAGGAAATAGATAAACCAACTGCAGAAGAAATTCACCAGTTGTTCTGTGAAGTGGTCATTGCACCTTCTTTTTCTACTGAAGCTGAAGAGATTTTAAAAGGAAAGAAAAATAGAATATTATTGATTCTTAAAGATGTAGCTTTACCAGAGAACATGGTTAGAACTTGTTTAAATGGAGTTTTAGTACAAGACAGAGATAATAAAACCGATGCTCTTGAAGATTTAACAACTGCCACCAACAATAAACCAAGTTCTGAAGAGTTAAATGATTTGATATTTGCTTCTAAGATCTGCAAGCATACCAAATCTAACACAATCGTACTAGCAAAAAATAAACAACTACTGGCCAGCGGAACCGGACAAACCTCTAGAGTAGACGCATTACGCCAAAGTATAGATAAAGCAAACTCTTTTAATTTTGATCTAAAAGGAGCCGTTATGGCGAGTGATGCATTTTTCCCATTTCCAGACTGTGTAGAAATTGCAGGAAATGAAGGAATATCTGCGGTTATTCAGCCGGGAGGATCTATAAAAGATCAATTGAGTGTAGATTATTGCAACGAGAACAACATCTCGATGGTAATGACGGGAACACGCCATTTTAAACATTAA
- a CDS encoding ABC transporter permease, which produces MLIYLRVLKESFYFAINALRNNKLRTFLSLLGVTIGIFSIIAVLAAVDSLERNIKGSLSSLDNSTIILMRFSFGPTDIPRWKTQQFPDVTYDEYQYLKRSMPDMKAASFVMNVPRETLKYGDNTVTSVDLGAITSEYYEIESLQLAEGRFFNESESVSGSPVIVLGDEIATNLFGDLDPLGKEIRLYGRKFSVIGVLKKEGTSLFGNSKDGQVFLPVNITRRIYGDNNKSTFPQIIIKPGEDADSAEFMAILTQKLRTYRGLKPDEISNFFVNQLKGLTDFIDNITGQMNFIGLIISGFSLLVGGFGIANIMFVSVKERTNLIGIQKSLGAKNRFILSQFLFEAVILAVIGGLIGLFLVWIISIVASQFTGEFEFVLSPWNMFLGTIVSAVIGLVSGIIPAISASKLDPVEAIRTGM; this is translated from the coding sequence ATGCTGATTTATCTAAGGGTCTTAAAGGAAAGTTTTTATTTTGCTATTAATGCATTACGAAACAATAAGTTGCGAACCTTTCTATCGCTACTAGGCGTTACTATTGGGATTTTCTCGATTATTGCGGTTCTCGCTGCGGTAGATTCTTTAGAGCGAAATATCAAAGGAAGTTTGAGTTCTTTGGATAATAGCACCATTATTTTAATGCGATTCTCTTTTGGTCCTACAGATATTCCTCGTTGGAAAACTCAGCAATTTCCAGATGTTACTTATGATGAATATCAATATTTGAAACGAAGCATGCCAGATATGAAAGCGGCAAGTTTTGTAATGAATGTGCCAAGAGAAACTTTAAAATATGGAGATAATACTGTTACCTCTGTAGATCTTGGTGCTATAACTAGCGAGTATTATGAGATTGAATCCTTACAACTTGCAGAAGGTAGATTTTTTAACGAATCTGAATCTGTAAGTGGTTCTCCGGTAATTGTATTAGGAGATGAAATAGCTACCAATCTTTTTGGAGATCTAGATCCTTTAGGAAAGGAAATTAGGCTTTATGGTAGGAAGTTCTCTGTAATTGGCGTTCTTAAAAAAGAAGGAACCAGTCTTTTTGGAAATTCTAAAGATGGGCAGGTGTTTCTTCCAGTAAATATTACCAGAAGAATTTATGGCGATAATAACAAATCTACATTTCCACAGATCATCATCAAACCTGGTGAAGATGCAGATAGTGCAGAGTTTATGGCCATTCTTACTCAGAAACTTCGAACGTATCGCGGCTTAAAACCAGATGAAATCAGCAATTTCTTTGTAAATCAGTTAAAAGGGCTTACAGATTTTATAGATAACATCACTGGGCAGATGAATTTTATTGGCTTAATTATTAGTGGCTTCTCTTTATTAGTGGGAGGTTTTGGAATAGCCAATATTATGTTTGTTAGTGTAAAAGAAAGAACTAATCTTATAGGGATCCAAAAATCTCTAGGAGCAAAAAATAGATTCATCTTATCTCAATTTTTATTTGAAGCCGTGATATTGGCAGTTATTGGAGGTCTTATCGGCCTTTTCCTAGTATGGATAATTTCTATAGTTGCCTCGCAATTCACCGGAGAGTTTGAATTTGTACTTT